The nucleotide sequence GACAGCAAATCATTTGCTGGACATATAACTAAGAAACACGCCACGAGAAAAGTGTGACAACATTTTTGCTGGTAAGTAGTAAAAGGTATCCGTAATACATGGGGAGTGAATAAAAAATGGGGTCAGAGTACTTTATTCACTCCTTTGCATTTTTACGAAGCGCTTAACAGAGCCTAGGAAAATGAGGGCAGAGTTTATAGCTTTATAAAGTACTCTGACCCCATTATTTGTGGTTACTGGTTAAGAGTAAACTCGAGGGTAATCTTGGTATCAAGCAGTTGCGAAACAGGGCAGTTCTCTTTGGCTTCTTGCGCTATATTGTCAAACTCGTCTTCGCTAATGCCCTCAACGCTGGCGTCTAAGGTAAGTGCCGACTGACTAATTTCATAACCGTCGTCATTTTTATCTAAGCTTATTCTTGCTGTGGTGTTTAGTTCACCATCGTCGTAGCCCGCTTCTGACAATGCGAAGGACAATGCCATGGTAAAGCAGCTCGCATGTGCCGCGCCAATGAGCTCTTCAGGGTTAGTTCCTTTCCCTTCTTTAAATCGCGTATTAAATCCGTAAGGCTGATTAGCTAATGCGCCGGTTTCTGTAGAAATACTACCTTTTCCCTCTTTACCTAAAGGCTTATAGGTTGCGCTGCCTGATTTAACTATGCTCATCAATTATCTCCTTGCGTTTTTCGTCCAAACCCTAGATACGGTTTGTATATTAAAAACATATCGATGCAAGTGCTTTGCCGACCTTAAACCTTAGCTAAAGGCCTTATTTTATAAAGGCTACAGACATTTCCCCCTCCCCATTACCAGTATCTATATATAGGTGGTACGTGTAGCCTACATAGTCAATTGAAAATTTTACGCGCAATCACCCGAAAACCATTGAAAGCTATTTCAACTTAATCCGTTCTGTATGAGTAAGCCGTATTTTCTAATTAAACGTTACTCTTATAGGTTAATAATGAAATTTATTTTATCTGCATTGTTGTTAAGCGCCCTGCTTGTTGCGCCTGTGGCCAACGCTGACGAGGCTGTTTTAGCGGGTGGGTGCTTCTGGTGTATGGAATCAGACTTTGAAAAATTAGATGGCGTCACCCGTGTTATTTCGGGGTTCACTGGCGGTACTACGCCAAACCCTACTTACAATGGAGATCACAAAGGGCACTATGAAGCGGTAAAAATCACTTATGACGAAAGCAAAGTATCTTACCGACAAATACTCGATCACTATTGGGTGAACATAGACCCTTTCGACGCCCGCGGTCAATTTTGTGATAAAGGCCCAAGCTATTTAAGCGCAATATTTGTGGCCAACGACCAAGAACGAGCAATTGCCGAGGAAACCAAAAATGCCATACAGGCACAATTTCCTAAACAAACCGTGGTAACACCAATACTAAACGCATCCACTTTCTACCCGATTAAGGGTGATGAAATTGGCCACCAAGACTTCTACAAAAAAAGCCCCGTGCGCTACAAATTATACCGCTGGAACTGTGGGCGCGATAAACGCTTAGAAGAAATTTGGGGAGATAAAGCGACTGGCAAATCTTAGCCAGAAAAAATGGGGTCAGAGTACTTTTCGCCAAAGTGCGTCATGAAAAATGTACTCTGACCCCATTTTTTTAGCTTTTTATAGCCGTGATTTAACGGCGGTGATTAGCGCTTGTTTAACCACAGGTTTAACGATATGCCCTTGCATGCCAGCATCTATACAACGTTTTTTATCCGCTTCCATCGCATTGGCAGTCATGGCCAAAATAGGAATATTGTCCCACATTGCGTTTTCACGAATATGCTCGGTAGCCTCTATGCCCCCCATAATCGGCATCTGCATATCCATCAATATCAAATGAGGTTTAAATCCGCTGGACAAAAGCTCTAAGCACTCTTGCCCATTTTCAGCGAACTTAACAATGGCACCCGCCCCCTTCAACATAGAGCCTGCCACTTGCTGGTTAATTGGATTATCTTCAACCACTAGAATAAGGGTTTTAGCCAACAGCTTTTCATCGCCCTCTATTGACACACTCTCCATAAGGCTAGTAGAGGATGAGTTACAAGAAATTACCGTATCGTAGAGCGTAGACGGCGTAAATGGCTTATAAAGCAGATCATCAAATAGAACAAGAGAGTGATCATCAAACCCTTCTCTGTTATGAGAAACAATCACTAAGTGCGTTGCTTCTTTTTGCTCTCGTTGCCAAGACGCCAGCGCATCTTTGTTAATCACATCTAAAATAGCTTCATCAATTAAAATGACTCGGGGCAAACTTTTAGCTGTTTTGTGCGACGCTAATTCTTCAACACTCGTAGCCACGTATGAGGGCCACCCAAGCACTGAACATTGGCGCTTAATACCTGTTTCGACATTCACATTTTGGGTAAATATAATGGCTTGATAAGACACTACATCCTGCTCATTAGCGTCTTCTTCTTGCGCCTTAGAGGCTTTTTTCAGTACAACGTTAAAGTGGAATTTGCTGCCTTTGCCTTTTTGGCTAACCACACCAATTTTTCCATCCATCATTTCAACCAACTGTTTGGCTATACTGAGCCCCAGCCCAGTGCCACCAAACTTGCTATTGGTATCTCTACTCGCTTGCGTAAATGCACCAAATACTTGGCTAGCTTGCTCTTCAGTCATACCAATGCCGGTATCTTGAACCTCAAAGCCCAGCTGAACCGTCTCATCATTTTCCGCGAGTAAATCAACGCTTAAGTTTACTTCCCCTCGCGATGTAAACTTTATTGCATTGCTAATCAAGTTGCTGATAATTTGATTCAGCCTGACGGAGTCCCCCACTGCATGTTTAGGGCATTTAGGGTCGACATCAATCCACAACTCTATATGTTTACCGTATGCAGCACGGCTCATCATTTTTCCAACCTGATTGAGCAAACTGTCTAACCGAAACGGCGCCTCAACCATATCTAGCTTTCCGGCTTCTATCTTTGAAAAGTCGAGCACATCATCAATAATTCTACTTAGCAAAGAAAAACTCGTGATGGCTTGTTCAATGTTGTCGTTTATTTTTTTGTAATTACGCTCGCCTTGTGTAATTTGTAGTAAGCCGTAAACACCATTCATCGGTGTGCGGATTTCATGAGACATTCTTGCCAGAAAGTCGGCCTTGGCCTTCTCAGCATTTGTGGCTTTATTCTTTGCCTTTATTGCTAGCTCTTTTTCCAAGTTCAACTGCCTAAGCAGCCTAATTAACAAATACGCTAAGCCAATTAAAAACAACGCCGCCAACACAAACCCAAGCGTAATAAAGTGTTTCGTTCGTTGCATGTATGCCACGACATCAGTGGGCTTTTCCATCACTAGCCAGTAATAAGCGTCTTCAATATCCGTATCTTTTGTATTGCTGTTACTAATCGGAATGATTCCATCGGTATACTTGGATGAAAAATGCGCTTCTGGGGCTTGGTTTTCATTGCCATTAAAGCGACTTTCAAAGCCAGGAAACTGCATGCTAACTTGGTTCTCGGGCCTATCTAGCAACCAACCCCATGCAGTATCGTTAGGCGCTGCGAGAAAGAAGCCATCGGGGTTAATTAGCCAATGCGCATTTTGCTTTTGAAGGCTGTCTAAGCGGATAAACACCTGACGAAGGTCAAAGTTGAGCACAATTAAACCCGCGACTTCCCCATTCACACGATACTTGGCTACACTTCTAATCGTGGGGCGGTAAGGAAGTTCTACAACACCCCGCTCTTTGTTTAAATCTAAGGGCGAAATATAAAAGTCTTTTGGCGACTCCACCGCTTCAATAAAATAATACCGATCAGCTTTGTTTTGCAAGTCTTGCGTGTCTCGCCAAATAAGGGCATCAGAGGATTTTTCTGCGCGTAATTGTTCTTGCCCATCTAAGGTAATATAACGAATTTGCTGCAAATTAGGGTAAACATTAAAAAGCGCCGACCAATGAGATGTAAGATAGCTTTTCGCTTTCTCTTCAACTAGTGCGTCGGTTATTAGCGTGCTTTGGCTTTCTTGAATAGCAATTGAACGCGCATCCAAAACGACGTTGTTAATTTGGTTTTGGAAATCCTTACGCAACACATCGAATTGTTGGTCGATTGCGTCGTTACTGAACCGCTTAGTTTCAATCCATAAAATGTTGGCTAATACAGCCAAAATACAGATAAAAATGGCGCAGAAAACAGCAATAACAAGATCGGACTTTGATACTTTTTTGAACACTATGCATCCTTTCGGTTTAACGCAACGACCACACTACGTAGACCAAAGTATAATACCTAACTTACATCTTGCCGTGAATGTATATTTATTTTGTGCAAAAGAAACAAGGATTAGCGAATGTAAGGCAACAAAAAAGGGGTCAGAGTACTTTTTAAAGTAAATTAAAGTACTCTGACCCCATTATTTTTTACTTGGCGAGGTTTAAAGTTGGATAACGTTATCGCCGCTGTCTCTGTCGATCATTTTCACGAATGGATCAACGCCCACATATGCAGGCCTTTCTTCTACCGTAACGGTAATGGTGTTTTCCCCATTCGTTAGCTTGTGCTTTTGGTTGTAAAGCACTTTAGTGTCACCAGATACATCCTCAGGATCACCGCTAAACAGCGCAATATCAATGTACTCATCTACTTCGCGTTCTGTCTCGCGACCATCGCCTTCTGCTTCAAATTTTGCCGCTGAAACTGTCATGGTGACTTGAATTTTGCCCTCGTTGGTTTCGTCAGTTTCGGCGGATAGCATCTTCAGGTCGTACAGCGTAATGCGTTCAAACAAATCTGCAATAAACTGCTGCTCTTCTTCTGTGGCCTGTGTGTTTAGAGCAGCCTGAAGATCTAACGTAGTTGGATACGGAGCATCACTGAACTTGTAGTCTTCTAAGAAGTTTTTAAGCGCGGTGTTAACCCGCTCTTCACCTAAACGGTCGAGGATTGCCATCATGACAACAGAGCCTTTGCGATAGTGAATGTACTGCTGATTTTCACTTCGCATAAACGGCATTTCCTC is from Alteromonas australica and encodes:
- a CDS encoding OsmC family protein, which encodes MSIVKSGSATYKPLGKEGKGSISTETGALANQPYGFNTRFKEGKGTNPEELIGAAHASCFTMALSFALSEAGYDDGELNTTARISLDKNDDGYEISQSALTLDASVEGISEDEFDNIAQEAKENCPVSQLLDTKITLEFTLNQ
- the msrA gene encoding peptide-methionine (S)-S-oxide reductase MsrA, coding for MKFILSALLLSALLVAPVANADEAVLAGGCFWCMESDFEKLDGVTRVISGFTGGTTPNPTYNGDHKGHYEAVKITYDESKVSYRQILDHYWVNIDPFDARGQFCDKGPSYLSAIFVANDQERAIAEETKNAIQAQFPKQTVVTPILNASTFYPIKGDEIGHQDFYKKSPVRYKLYRWNCGRDKRLEEIWGDKATGKS
- a CDS encoding hybrid sensor histidine kinase/response regulator; translation: MFKKVSKSDLVIAVFCAIFICILAVLANILWIETKRFSNDAIDQQFDVLRKDFQNQINNVVLDARSIAIQESQSTLITDALVEEKAKSYLTSHWSALFNVYPNLQQIRYITLDGQEQLRAEKSSDALIWRDTQDLQNKADRYYFIEAVESPKDFYISPLDLNKERGVVELPYRPTIRSVAKYRVNGEVAGLIVLNFDLRQVFIRLDSLQKQNAHWLINPDGFFLAAPNDTAWGWLLDRPENQVSMQFPGFESRFNGNENQAPEAHFSSKYTDGIIPISNSNTKDTDIEDAYYWLVMEKPTDVVAYMQRTKHFITLGFVLAALFLIGLAYLLIRLLRQLNLEKELAIKAKNKATNAEKAKADFLARMSHEIRTPMNGVYGLLQITQGERNYKKINDNIEQAITSFSLLSRIIDDVLDFSKIEAGKLDMVEAPFRLDSLLNQVGKMMSRAAYGKHIELWIDVDPKCPKHAVGDSVRLNQIISNLISNAIKFTSRGEVNLSVDLLAENDETVQLGFEVQDTGIGMTEEQASQVFGAFTQASRDTNSKFGGTGLGLSIAKQLVEMMDGKIGVVSQKGKGSKFHFNVVLKKASKAQEEDANEQDVVSYQAIIFTQNVNVETGIKRQCSVLGWPSYVATSVEELASHKTAKSLPRVILIDEAILDVINKDALASWQREQKEATHLVIVSHNREGFDDHSLVLFDDLLYKPFTPSTLYDTVISCNSSSTSLMESVSIEGDEKLLAKTLILVVEDNPINQQVAGSMLKGAGAIVKFAENGQECLELLSSGFKPHLILMDMQMPIMGGIEATEHIRENAMWDNIPILAMTANAMEADKKRCIDAGMQGHIVKPVVKQALITAVKSRL